Proteins encoded within one genomic window of Brassica rapa cultivar Chiifu-401-42 chromosome A09, CAAS_Brap_v3.01, whole genome shotgun sequence:
- the LOC103842051 gene encoding DUF724 domain-containing protein 7, producing MLSTTGRKEKLSVSQGSYIEVSSDEHYYATGNVWYHALLRENLASSKRKKLSVLHLNPLSNEDYSPPLITTAFYRLIRPVPPPDPFPEVGFQKGDMIDAAHKGGWSSGWVIKVLDRGERFLVYLRFEPDVIEVERKDMRPHWVWKDEEWFRCEKRLLTESEFSSGTEVEVRTKVEPFGDIWAPAIIIKKNEDETLLVKYGEENACRKINVPYSKIRPSPPSFGSRPFGLMENVDVLVECGWCPSVVCMVLCGDKYTVLLGRNKKSEDFDHSLLRPSMEWKDGVWQTKEKVSDRKESPHAAEESTRIRVKVRKTRSSSGTNVKNLPQTPVSSGEIASKMANVVISENTLVTKKPEIAETKDSRSPIVLGVVATTLLAKQAVKTPPRKKLKTVKSQKGSENDSVGVKAHEKSNNRESVNKRKRGRPHKFISKEPKQKTGVSASDPMLHNAVVEKHVDVVETPKAKETTIVLPFVKKSPCWKVLESMEIFKAVPQRPHFNPLLECEEESREGDAIGAMVKFTGLLEKVSYIQVDDSVTEINRIKECFLKLEEHGFDVTAPCSRIDKLLSVKESQTWALEELKVAEREITENDNKRRKLEEDIEELPKKIVELQRQLVLVKQEKVTKDKEIALMQSHAEILDQKVQNVEKEFRETVTSPW from the exons ATGCTTTCAACAACTGGGAGAAAGGAGAAGCTCTCCGTTTCCCAAGGCTCTTACATCGAAGTCTCATCCGACGAACACTACTACGCCACTGGCAATGTATGGTACCACGCTCTTCTCCGAGAAAACCTTGCTTCATCCAAGCGCAAGAAGCTCTCTGTTCTCCACTTGAACCCTCTGTCCAACGAAGACTACTCTCCTCCCCTGATCACCACCGCTTTCTACCGTCTGATCCGTCCCGTTCCGCCGCCGGATCCTTTCCCTGAAGTTGGTTTTCAGAAAGGTGACATGATTGACGCTGCTCACAAAGGTGGCTGGTCTTCTGGTTGGGTGATCAAAGTTCTGGATCGTGGTGAGCGTTTCTTGGTGTACTTAAGATTCGAACCAGATGTCATCGAGGTTGAAAGGAAGGACATGCGGCCACATTGGGTTTGGAAAGATGAAGAGTGGTTTCGTTGCGAAAAACGA CTATTGACCGAGTCAGAGTTTAGCTCTGGAACGGAGGTGGAAGTGAGAACAAAGGTGGAACCGTTTGGAGATATTTGGGCTCCGGCTATAATCATAAAGAAGAACGAAGATGAGACGTTGCTGGTGAAGTACGGTGAAGAAAATGCATGCAGAAAGATAAACGTTCCTTACTCCAAGATCAGGCCTTCACCACCGTCTTTTGGTTCAAGACCTTTTGGGTTGATGGAGAATGTGGATGTCCTGGTCGAGTGTGGATGGTGTCCAAGTGTAGTATGCATGGTTCTCTGTGGGGATAAATACACTGTGCTTTTGGGTCGGAACAAGAAGAGTGAAGACTTTGACCACTCGCTGTTAAGACCATCTATGGAGTGGAAAGATGGAGTTTggcaaacaaaagaaaag GTTTCGGATAGAAAGGAGAGTCCACATGCAGCTGAAGAGTCAACTCGCATAAGGGTAAAAGTGAGGAAGACACGGTCTTCTAGTGGCACTAATGTGAAGAATCTTCCTCAAACTCCAGTT TCATCTGGAGAGATAGCAAGCAAAATGGCTAATGTTGTGATCAGTGAGAACACTCTAGTCACTAAGAAACCGGAGATAGCAGAAA CTAAAGATTCTCGCTCACCGATAGTCCTGGGTGTAGTAGCAACAACTCTGCTGGCAAAACAAGCGGTCAAAACACCTCCCAGGAAGAAACTTAAGACAGTGAAGAGTCAAAAGGGCTCTGAAAATGATTCCGTTGGAGTGAAG GCACATGAGAAGTCGAATAACAGAGAGAGTGTAAACAAGAGGAAAAGAGGACGACCACATAAGTTCATAAGCAAAGAGCCTAAACAGAAGACTG GTGTGTCTGCTAGTGATCCAATGCTTCATAATGCCGTTGTGGAAAAGCATGTGGATGTTGTGGAAACTCCTAAAGCGAAAGAAACAACAATTGTTCTACCATTTGTAAAGAAGTCACCGTGTTGGAAGGTTCTTGAATCAATGGAGATCTTCAAAGCTGTGCCACAACGTCCACATTTCAACCCACTGCTGGAGTGCGAGGAAGAGTCACGTGAAGGAGACGCCATTGGTGCAATGGTGAAGTTCACTGGACTGTTAGAGAAAGTCAGCTACATACAAGTGGACGATTCAGTGACTGAGATAAACAGGATCAAAGAGTGTTTTCTCAAGCTAGAGGAACACGGGTTCGATGTTACCGCACCTTGTTCTCGGATAGACAAGCTGCTGTCCGTTAAAGAAAGCCAGACGTGGGCGTTGGAAGAGTTAAAAGTTGCTGAGAGAGAGATCACAGAGAATGATAACAAAAGAAGGAAGCTGGAAGAAGATATTGAAGAATTGCCAAAGAAGATTGTTGAGTTGCAGAGACAACTAGTATTGGTCAAGCAAGAGAAAGTTACAAAGGATAAGGAGATAGCTCTGATGCAGTCCCACGCAGAGATTCTCGACCAAAAGGTTCAGAATGTGGAGAAGGAGTTTAGGGAAACTGTAACTTCCCCATGGTaa
- the LOC103842049 gene encoding probable pre-mRNA-splicing factor ATP-dependent RNA helicase DEAH2, with the protein MGTERKRKVSLFDVMDNPSAPKVAKFNGLVDCGMNKWNGKPYSAKYYEILEKRRTLPVWLQKEEFLKTLKDNQTIILVGETGSGKTTQIPQFVIDAVDAESSDRKWLVACTQPRRVAAMSVSRRVADEMDVAIGEEVGYSIRFEDCSSPRTVLKYLTDGMLLREAMADPLLERYKVIILDEAHERTLATDVLFGLLKEVLRNRPDLKLVVMSATLEAEKFQEYFSGAPLMKVPGRLHPVEIFYTQEPERDYLEAAIRTVVQIHMCEPPGDILVFLTGEEEIEDACRKINKEVGNLGDQVGPVKVVPLYSTLPPAMQQKIFDAAPEPVTKGGPPGRKIVVSTNIAETSLTIDGIVYVIDPGFAKQKVYNPRIRVESLLVSPISKASAHQRSGRAGRTRPGKCFRLYTEKSFNNDLQPQTYPEILRSNLANTVLTLKKLGIDDLVHFDFMDPPAPETLMRALEVLNYLGALDDEGNLTRTGEIMSEFPLDPQMAKMLIVSPEFNCSNEILSVSAMLSVPNCFLRPREYQKAADEAKAKFGHIDGDHLTLLNVYHAFKQNNEDPNWCYENYINNRAMKSADNVRQQLVRIMSRFNLKICSTDFNSRDYYINIRKAMLAGYFMQVAHLERAGSYLTVKDNQVVNLHPSNCLDHKPEWVIYNEYVLTTRNYIRTVTDIRGEWLVDVAPHYYDLTNFPNCEAKRVLEKLYKKREREKADSKNRK; encoded by the exons ATGGGTACCGAGAGAAAGAGGAAAGTCAGCTTATTCGATGTCATGGACAATCCATCAGCTCCGAAGGTCGCCAAATTCAATGGTCTCGTTGACTGTGGGATGAACAAATGGAACGGCAAGCCGTATTCAGCTAAATACTACGAGATTCTCGAGAAACGGAGGACTCTGCCAGTGTGGTTGCAGAAAGAGGAGTTTCTCAAAACGTTAAAAGACAATCAAACGATAATTCTTGTTGGAGAGACTGGTAGTGGTAAAACCACTCAG ATTCCACAGTTTGTTATTGATGCTGTGGATGCTGAGAGTTCGGATAGGAAGTGGTTGGTTGCTTGCACACAGCCTCGTAGAGTTGCAGCCATGTCTGTCTCCCGCCGTGTTGCTGATGAGATGGATGTTGCTATTGGAGAAGAAGTTGGTTACAGCATTCGTTTCGAGGACTGTAGCAGCCCCAGAACGGTCCTCAA GTACTTGACTGATGGTATGCTACTGAGAGAAGCAATGGCGGACCCGCTTCTAGAGAGATACAAAGTTATTATTCTCGACGAGGCTCACGAGAGGACTCTCGCCACGGATGTGCTCTTTGGTCTTCTGAAAGAGGTGTTGAGGAATAGACCTGATCTCAAGCTGGTTGTCATGAGTGCAACTCTGGAAGCCGAAAAGTTTCAGGAGTATTTTAGCGGCGCGCCTCTGATGAAGGTTCCCGGTAGGCTTCACCCCGTGGAGATCTTCTACACTCAGGAGCCTGAGAGAGACTACCTCGAGGCTGCTATTAGGACTGTTGTCCAGATACACATGTGCGAGCCTCCTGGTGATATTCTTGTCTTCTTAACCGGAGAGGAGGAGATCGAAGACGCATGCCGCAAGATCAACAAAGAGGTCGGTAATCTCGGGGATCAAGTGGGGCCTGTCAAGGTCGTGCCACTGTACTCCACTCTCCCACCAGCGATGCAGCAGAAGATATTCGATGCTGCTCCTGAGCCTGTGACAAAAGGTGGTCCTCCTGGGAGAAAGATTGTTGTGTCGACTAACATTGCCGAGACTTCCTTAACTATTGATGGGATTGTCTACGTCATTGACCCTGGCTTCGCTAAGCAGAAAGTCTACAACCCGCGTATCCGTGTTGAGTCGTTGCTTGTGTCTCCGATATCAAAGGCGAGCGCTCACCAGAGATCAGGTCGTGCCGGTAGAACACGGCCCGGAAAGTGTTTCAGGCTTTACACGGAGAAGAGTTTCAACAATGACTTGCAGCCGCAGACGTATCCTGAGATATTGAGATCGAACCTTGCGAACACGGTGCTGACACTGAAGAAACTGGGGATAGACGACTTGGTGCACTTTGATTTTATGGACCCCCCTGCGCCTGAGACACTGATGCGAGCCTTGGAGGTTTTGAATTATTTGGGAGCGCTGGATGATGAAGGAAACTTGACGAGGACGGGTGAGATAATGAGCGAGTTCCCCTTGGATCCACAGATGGCGAAGATGCTCATAGTGAGTCCTGAGTTCAACTGCTCAAACGAGATCCTCTCCGTTTCAGCAATGCTATCAG TACCCAATTGCTTTCTACGGCCTAGAGAGTATCAAAAAGCAGCAGATGAAGCTAAAGCCAAGTTTGGACACATTGATGGAGATCACCTCACGTTGCTAAACGTCTACCATGCTTTTAAGCAAAACA ATGAAGATCCGAACTGGTGCTACGAGAACTACATCAACAACAGGGCAATGAAGTCTGCGGACAATGTTAGACAGCAGCTTGTGAGGATAATGTCAAGGTTCAATCTGAAGATTTGCAGCACTGATTTCAACAGCCGCGACTACTACATCAACATAAGAAAGGCCATGCTTGCTGGTTATTTCATGCAAGTGGCTCACCTAGAACGTGCTGGGAGTTACTTGACCGTCAAAGATAACCAA GTGGTTAATTTGCATCCATCCAATTGCTTGGATCACAAACCGGAGTGGGTTATCTACAACGAGTATGTTTTGACTACCAGGAACTACATCAGAACTGTGACGGACATTCGCGGTGAATG GCTAGTAGACGTTGCTCCTCACTATTACGATCTTACCAACTTCCCCAACTGTGAGGCGAAACGTGTCCTCGAGAAGCTttataagaagagagagagggagaaggCAGACAGCAAGAACCGCAAGTGA
- the LOC103842052 gene encoding LOW QUALITY PROTEIN: uncharacterized protein LOC103842052 (The sequence of the model RefSeq protein was modified relative to this genomic sequence to represent the inferred CDS: deleted 1 base in 1 codon) translates to MPRESEKSRQLCLSCMHLTFKSLRFPLHGCGFCDSLIRLYKDLTYLECLHPLVFPILLEMSSSIVDLGVARIETTVTIGTSEINRLVKTFLSNNNCNSKKIIGLGTEQAQKSSNKKKTVLLQLCDGRYCLIVQLSSHGLALPRSLFNFLNLPDYTFVGIGIKKSLKMLESEFGLTCKNAVEIGPPTGNLMTFEMTHLKHMMGDIVRNELTSPIFDDWGAWKLNENQIKLAVSNAYLAFGMGNKLLDY, encoded by the exons ATGCCTCGTGAATCTGAAAAGTCGAGACAGCTTTGTTTATCTTGCATGCATTTAACTTTTAAGTCTCTTCGTTTTCCTCTCCACGGTTGCGGCTTTTGCGATTCCCTTATACGTCTATATAAAGACTTAACGTATCTAGAATGCTTGCATCCACTTGTTTTTCCTATCCTTCTAGAGATGTCTTCGTCCATTGTTGATCTTGGAGTGGCTAGAATTGAAACGACTGTTACTATAGGAACCAGCGAAATCAACCGTCTTGTCAAGACATTCTTGTCTAACAACAACTGTAACAGTAAGAAAATTATTGGTCTCGGCACAGAACAAGCGCAAAAGtctagtaac aaaaaaaaaacagtattgctCCAGCTTTGCGATGGCCGCTATTGCCTAATAGTTCAGCTTTCCTCTCATGGTCTTGCTCTTCCTCGCTCGCTCTTCAATTTTCTCAACCTCCCTGATTACACTTTTGTGGGGATCGGCATTAAAAAGTCTCTTAAGATGCTGGAGAGTGAGTTTGGTTTGACCTGCAAGAATGCTGTTGAGATCGGACCCCCCACGGGGAACCTGATGACCTTCGAGATGACTCATTTGAAGCATATGATGGGTGATATTGTTCGGAACGAACTAACAAGCCCCATCTTCGACGACTGGGGCGCATGGAAGCTCAACGAGAACCAGATTAAGCTCGCAGTTTCAAATGCTTATTTGGCTTTTGGCATGGGGAACAAACTGTTGGATTACTGA
- the LOC103842053 gene encoding uncharacterized protein LOC103842053, with translation MESTRPEDPEIDDDFSEIYKEYTGPVTTTTIVQEKPKLPEDKCDEEEEQQELPDPNSVPTDFTSREAKVWEAKSKATERNWKKRKEEEMICKICGESGHFTQGCPSTLGANRKSQEFLERVPARDKNVRALFTDKVVEKIESETGCKIKIDDKFIIVSGKDRLILRKGVDAVHKVREEGEAKTSSASHRSRSRSPRRTSVGPPPPPRAARNPEPQRQQHMPLSHGSSSFSERSGRQDKFVDNRVREENRVRENQRIASRGSPQAYGSDRARSRSTHSKSPGRPRYSGWDKPYEKQKYEVSGYRSERWEQERMGGASGSRDIQMSHQFERPAFPQSLEELELEYTRDVMELAKKRDKEEDEENNKHRETMRELRESYMKKLAGLRGMNAKHWEEFLQVDAQRRQEQQARQQQIAGQSYGSSNYRQFPYAEFDDGYSSNPPPPPYAGNNVPMDSEGRYPPNHVKNYPSRHQDNSNYGGFQRQRREDYGKNFNRY, from the exons ATGGAAAGCACAAGGCCAGAAGATCCAGAGATTGATGACGACTTTAGTGAAATCTACAAGGAGTACACAGGTCCTgtgaccaccaccaccattgtCCAAGAAAAACCTAAACTTCCTGAAGATAAatgtgatgaagaagaagagcagcAGGAGCTCCCTGATCCCAACTCTGTACCAACTGATTTCACCAGCCGAGAGGCTAAGGTTTGGGAGGCTAAGTCCAAAGCCACTGAGAGGAACTGGAAGAAGAGGAAAGAAGAGGAAATGATCTGTAAGATATGTGGAGAGTCTGGTCATTTCACTCAG GGATGTCCATCGACGCTTGGTGCCAACAGAAAGTCTCAGGAGTTCCTTGAGAGGGTGCCGGCTAGGGACAAGAACGTTAGAGCTTTGTTTACTGATAAAGTTGTGGAAAAGATTGAGAGCGAGACCGGATGCAAGATCAAGATTGATGACAAGTTCATTATCGTCAGTGGGAAGGACAGGTTAATCTTGAGGAAAGGTGTGGATGCTGTTCACAAGGTTAGAGAGGAAGGCGAGGCTAAAACTTCTTCTGCCTCTCACAGGAGCAGATCCAGGTCGCCTAGAAGAACTTCTGTTGGTCCACCACCTCCACCGCGTGCTGCTCGAAACCCTGAACCTCAGAGACAGCAGCACATGCCGCTATCACATGGTTCGTCAAGCTTCTCAGAGCGTTCTGGAAGGCAGGATAAGTTTGTGGATAATCGTGTTCGAGAGGAGAATCGTGTTCGTGAGAATCAGCGGATTGCTTCCAGAGGATCTCCACAAG CTTATGGTAGTGACAGAGCTCGGAGTCGTTCCACACATTCGAAATCCCCAGGGAGGCCACGTTATAGTGGATGGGATAAACCTTATGAAAAGCAAAAGTATGAGGTGAGTGGTTACAGGTCTGAAAGATGGGAACAAGAGAGAATGGGTGGTGCCTCTGGCTCCAGAGACATTCAGATGAGTCATCAGTTTGAACGCCCTGCTTTCCCTCAGAGTTTAGAAGAGCTAGAATTGGAATACACAAGAGATGTGATGGAGCTTGCAAAGAAACGCGATAAGGAAGAAGACGAGGAGAACAACAAGCATCGTGAG ACAATGCGGGAACTGAGAGAGAGTTACATGAAGAAACTAGCTGGGCTAAGGGGTATGAACGCTAAACATTGGGAAGAGTTCCTTCAAGTAGATGCTCAGAGACGTCAGGAGCAGCAAGCAAGGCAGCAGCAGATCGCTGGTCAGAGTTATGGTAGTAGTAACTATCGACAGTTTCCTTATGCTGAGTTTGATGATGGTTACTCTTCcaatcctcctcctcctccctatgCTGGAAACAATGTGCCAATGGATTCTGAAGGAAGATATCCTCCTAACCATGTAAAAAACTATCCTTCGAGGCATCAAGACAACAGCAACTATGGTGGGTTCCAACGCCAGAGGCGGGAAGACTATGGGAAAAACTTCAACCGCTATTAG
- the LOC103842354 gene encoding WRKY transcription factor 68: protein MEKTGAGMTFSDLGQRRADPSSLSDSSWERYPVGFMELLGVLHQDSSRYALTHMPPMQLTATPNPSSSISYALCEAVTGEESNRYYQKLENDDEEQKHKRNKRFKSTRSSEQTKMKAPRVSFITKSQVNNLDDGYKWRKYGQKPVRNSPFPRSYYRCTISCCNVKKRVERSFTDQSSVITTYEGQHTHPRPLILSRQGSFGSDGSASEAYFDLTPTLPPQLHQLFDYNNHHQQQNQELSPFGTEYLSRQEKEFNHDGGDHYHVIKPRRTQDLLDGAGLVKDNGLLQDVVPAHIINEEY from the exons atggaGAAAACTGGTGCTGGTATGACATTTTCCGACTTAGGGCAAAGGAGAGCTGACCCGTCGTCGTTGTCCGATTCATCGTGGGAGAGGTATCCGGTAGGGTTCATGGAGTTACTAGGCGTTCTTCATCAAGACAGCTCTCGTTATGCTTTGACCCATATGCCGCCGATGCAGCTAACGGCAACACCTAACCCGTCGTCGTCCATCTCATATGCTTTGTGCGAAGCAGTGACCGGAGAGGAAAGTAATAGATACTACCAGAAACTTGAAAATGACGACGAAGAacagaaacataaaagaaataAGCG GTTTAAATCAACGAGGAGTAGTGAACAGACGAAAATGAAAGCGCCAAGAGTGTCATTCATCACGAAGAGCCAAGTTAATAACCTAGACGATGGTTATAAGTGGAGAAAATACGGTCAAAAACCTGTCAGAAACAGCCCTTTTCCTAG GAGTTACTACCGTTGCACTATATCTTGTTGTAACGTGAAGAAGAGGGTGGAGAGATCATTCACTGACCAAAGCAGTGTAATCACCACCTACGAAGGTCAACACACGCATCCTAGACCACTCATCTTGTCTAGGCAAGGAAGCTTTGGATCTGATGGCTCAGCTTCTGAGGCCTACTTTGACCTGACCCCTACACtccctcctcagcttcatcaGCTTTTCGATTACAACAAccatcatcaacaacaaaatCAAGAGTTGTCTCCTTTTGGAACCGAATACCTAAGCAGGCAAGAAAAGGAATTTAACCATGACGGTGGAGATCATTATCATGTGATTAAGCCGAGACGAACTCAAGATCTGCTTGATGGAGCGGGTTTAGTCAAAGACAATGGCCTTCTTCAAGATGTTGTTCCAGCTCATATCATTAACGAAGAATATTAA